From the Cydia pomonella isolate Wapato2018A chromosome 11, ilCydPomo1, whole genome shotgun sequence genome, one window contains:
- the LOC133522753 gene encoding ribosome production factor 2 homolog, with amino-acid sequence MAVMQRIKKPTTRKGKKVLQSKEPKPTEGPKQCIFLQGRNPSERTKQLLKDIYDLKKPDGAYLRRKNDFVPFEDATLIEKMCYKKEASLFGVGSHNKKRPHNIILGRTFDYGILDMIELGAENFKAMSEFQNMKVLAGLKPCLLFNGPAWELNNELKRLKSLLTDFFHREKVESIRLQGLEHTISFTATDEGNIYMRSYRILLKKSGQRTPRIELEEIGPSIDFKLRRTKLAADDLYKEACRLPREAKTLTKKNISRDSFGSKLGRIHMGKQDINRLQTRKMKGLKKTPEERKQMLIKKKQAKKIANQAQPMEV; translated from the exons ATGGCTGTTATGCAAAGAATTAA AAAACCGACTACCAGGAAAGGTAAGAAGGTTTTACAATCAAAGGAACCCAAACCCACCGAAGGTCCCAAACAATGTATATTTCTTCAGGGGAGGAATCCCTCGGAGCGTACTAAACAGCTATTAAAAGATATATACGATTTGAAAAAACCCGACGGTGCTTATCTTCGACGCAAGAATGATTTCGTTCCTTTTGAAGACGCTACTCTCATTGAAAA AATGTGCTATAAGAAGGAGGCATCACTGTTTGGTGTGGGATCACACAACAAAAAGCGTCCTCACAACATCATCCTGGGCAGAACATTTGACTATGGAATATTGGACATGATAGAACTTGGTGCCGAGAACTTTAAAGCCATGTCAGAATTCCAAAATATGAAAGTACTTGCGGGACTTAAGCCATGTCTGCTGTTCAATGGGCCAGCGTGGGAACTCAATAATGAGCTTAAAAGATTGAAGTCTTTGTTGACAGACTTCTTTCATAGAGAGAAG GTTGAATCCATAAGGCTCCAGGGATTAGAACATACCATCAGTTTCACAGCCACAGATGAAGGCAACATCTACATGCGCTCCTACAGGATATTGCTCAAGAAGAGTGGCCAGCGCACACCTAGGATTGAACTAGAAGAAATAG GGCCTTCAATAGACTTCAAGCTCAGAAGAACTAAGCTAGCGGCCGATGATTTATACAAGGAAGCATGCAGACTTCCCAGAGAAGCCAAGACTCTTACAAAGAAGAATATTTCAAGAGATTCATTTGGTTCCAAATTGGGTCGTATCCACATGGGCAAACAAGACATCAACCGCCTGCAGACTCGCAAAATGAAGGGCTTGAAGAAGACTCCGGAGGAAAGGAAGCAAATGCTTATTAAGAAAAAGCAAGCCAAGAAAATAGCAAACCAAGCCCAACCTATGGAAGTATGA